The nucleotide window TTATTCTATGCTTGGCTGGTAATGTATTGGCTATAAAATGCTGAGATGGTAGTGGGCATGAAAGACAGTCTAGGGTTAGGCAAATTCAGGTTATATTATGGCTATTGAAGCAGTGGCATGCCAAACTGTCAATGGAGGGAACTGAAACAGAtgattacttctttttcttcagataagCGATTATTTACCATTTGGAACATACTGGCTGTATCTGTCATACACAGATGTGGGGGTTTTGGTTAAAGATGTTAATTCCGAGAAGAGGTCAAGGCTTCAGGACTCATTTAGGAACTAATCAAGTTAGTTACTACTTCACCCCCCTTGTATGTCCTGTCTGCCAGCCATTTTGCAGTTAGGAGAGACTGCGTCAGTGATCTCCATGTGTCTTAACTGATAACGTCACTCCACACTCCAGCTTTGCTGATATGCAAGACGGGTTGGACCTTAGTGTTTGCCTTTTGTGGCAAGAGCAAGGGAAAGAGAGAGTGAAGAGAAGGGCTGGGTGGGAGCTCTCTGATCCTGGAGACTGCCTGGTGGTTTGGCTTGCTAAtcacttggggaagaaaagagcTGAGATAATGCACAAGGAACATGGCATTTCTTTGGAAATGCCAGAAAGAATAAATTTCCATTTGCCATTATTTGTTAAGTACAAAAGTAATACCTGTAAAGTAAGTTCTTTAAAATATCAGAAACACTTCTAAGCCATAATGGTAAATATGAAAAGGAATGCTTCATGGTCAGGTATCTTGATGAAATAAAATGACCTTGGCTCTCAAATGTAAATGTTAACACTGTTCTGACACTTTATCCTATTAAATGATttccatttaatatgttttataaaagaacaagcaagacttgacaattaaggGTGTTCATGGGCCTGTTTGAGGTCTGCCTGCAATTAAAAGAGGTCTCAGGATTCCCTTTTATTCTGTTTCCTTGATTTGAGGGGGAGTGAATTCATCCCTTACCTCCTTTTGGAGTGCACTGTAAGTTGGAGCAAAAAGCAGCTTGGGATAAGGTTTTTCCTTTACTCAAGAAATTAAGATTCTCCAATAATTTAAGTATTTGGAGAACCTTGAAAGTGTGTGCATAAAATTCTAACTAACTAGAACATGCAGCTCACTGAGACAGGCCATCAGAAGAGCAGAATCTATACCACTTGAAGCTCATTGTCCTTCTAAGAGCAGAAAAAAAGAGTTATCATGTTTAATTCCTCAAAATGTTGGAGcctacaaaatttttaaaaagaggtttttAAATATAAGAGGCCCGACATACTACAATTATAAATGGTAACCATTCAAGAAACAACTTTTgtgtagttaaaaaaataaattagttaaatTCTTTTTGGATGCTCTAATAGGAAGAATTGCTCCCAATTACTTacacaaaatctatttttttttgttttacataaaaTCAAGCAGTTATTTTTGGAGAAAACTGCCCAAGATTCCTGATAACCCTAAGATGTATAATTCACTAGACAATTCTATTCTTGAAGAAAAGTGGTAATTGATGATCAAGTTGGTGGTGACTTCAGACGCTGATGTGGCTGTCCCAGATCTCTGTATCATGATAGTGTTTCTGCAATTGAGTTGGTTTAAAACATGGCAGTGTTTCCCGCATGATTCCAAAGTAACAGCTGTTGTAACTTGGCTTTATTGTATTGTGCAATCCAGAGGGTGCTATCTGCTAGGATTTTATCACAGCGGTGTAAAAACTTGAAGTttagagcaaaataaaaaaaaaagcacactaaTTTATGCATTCACTAGAAAGTGtccatatttttgttgttataaatataaaagaaacagcaaagaaGGCATTCCCGCTGGCTCTAATTCCCCATTGAGgcgcatatacacatacaatccGATATGTTGAAGGTAAAACAGAGAAGTCCTATAACAGTTGCTCATCATGGTTTTATAGCTGATAGTTACAGATATTAAATAGGTCTAAGACTACATCCATGGAACACTGTCATGTAGAAGCCAATGGAAAACAGGAGCAATAAACCCAATATGCCTTGCTTTGCCAGATTCTTGGGTGCTTATCTCCACTTGTGTTGGTTACATTGCCGCAGGACAGGAGCCACTCACTCTTCCTCCACTGTCTGGTGACAGATAGGACCGGCCGAAAACTGGTCTAGATTGAGGTGTCTCTGAAGACTGGCAAATAGGCtctttgccctttttttttttttttttttcatttccgtTTTATGGGACAccaaaagaaatattatttggaCACAAACTAGTTGCTACAACAGCGCATTAAAAGTTGACTAGATGCGAAAGGAAGAGAATGTCATAAGCTGCATGGATGTGTATCAGTTtttcttgagaaaaaaatatccaCATTCTAAGGgctcttaaaaatgtaaaaaacttGCCCTGTTACCACGGGTTTTTAGAACAcctctaaacacacacaaaataaaacagatattACCTACAAATTCCAACTGTTGCTTAAACTCTAAAagcatttttgtattattttgttttgatacagaaGGGGGAAGTCAGctataaagaaatattaaaaagtatatttttgtgTGGCCATCAGTCTTAAGAATATTGGGTTGCTTGCCTTCCCCAGCTTGTGCTGATACTGTAAGCGTGTGCTCAGGGGTGTGACACAGGGTGCTcttgccctcccctcctcccctgacTCCCCCCTCCCTATCCCACGGCTAAACAGCCACCCCTCAAATAAGCCACTCCTTTTTGCTCTCGTCAATGGTCTCTGTGAAGTTGGGGTCGTTGTTCATGATGGCAGCGTCTGCGCTCTCAGCCGACTCGGCTCCCTTGGCCTCATTGGTGTGGTAGGTGCCCTTGTGACGGAACATGTACCGGATGAGGAAAACCAGGGTGCAGAGGATGGTGAAAATCACCACGGCGATGACCCCTGGGGAAACCAGAGAAGTACCAGAAGTTAAACAAGCCTTGCACGCATGCCCATCTTGTCACTGCATCCCAGCTCCCTGGGATGTGACTCTTTCCTACAGAGAACAGTGACCGTCATGAGGACAGTGGAAGTGACAcatggcttctgcttccagaCACAAAGGGGTTAACAGGAACCAAAAGGCAACTTGTCCTCTCTCCCAAAGTAACTAAAACACTAGATAAAATATTGGAAGCATAGGCTTTTAGACGATAGGTAAATCAGATGCATGATGCCTGAGGAAAGAGTCCGAAATAATGAATTTCCATACTTTGCCCAGTTTTCTGACTGTCCACACTGCTCTCCAGAGAGAACCAGGAGAACCCAGTAGACTTCCTGAACTGAGGGTGTGGCTTCCGGGCCAGCACATGTGCTCTGCACAGACAGATCTACTAATCTGTGAATTTGTTGAACCTCCAGCTGAATACTAATATGTGCATTACCTTCCACAGAGCCAGGAGGCACAGTAAACAATTTCTAGAGCTCACACAGGGCTGGAAGGTGATCAAGTTCTGACGGGAAATAACTACAGGCATTCAGTTCAGACTGGGAAGGGTCATGCTAAAGGTGTGCTTTTAAGGGAGTGGAAGGTCTGTCGAGATTTGCCCTGCAAAAATTTAACATGATTCAGAGATATCCAAGTACTGtaagcaatcccagcactcaaaataAGAAGACAATTAAACCCCCAAACTCAGTCATGTTAATACTATCTGGCAGCCAATAAAAAAATGACCGaacatgcaaagaaaaaaaatgtttttttttctcctacaagGAGAAGAATCAACATAGGTAGAAATGGCAGCGAAAACAGAGTGAGCACAGGGGACCTATGCAAACCAGTCAAGACTGAGGGATGCGTACCAGAAGGAGTAAGGAAAAATTCATGATGATAAAATATTCAGTCTAAGAAGATGTAAGATCTCCAAATGTGTGTCCATCTGATTGAACTACAAAACAGCAAAGTGAAAACTGACAGAACCAGAGGAAAAATTAGACCAATATGTAACCACAGCTGGAGGCTTTGGCCCTCTTCTGCTTTGTAATTGACAGAACCATTaaacagaaaatcaataagaaTGTACAAAACCTGGACAACATGGAGTCAGGTTTGTTAACAAGCTGTAGATTGGGGAAAAATATTTATCTGTGTCTGACAAAGGTTTTGTATCCAGAATACAAACTCTTTCAAATCATTACCAAGAAACCAAATGATTGATTAAGGAGGTGGAGAAGGATTTCAAGACACCTCACAAAATATTTACACAAGACAATAACAACTGAAAAGGCACTCAGCATCACTAGTGATGAGATAGTCACACATCAAAAAGCACAGTGATGCCACAACTCACCTACCAGAGTGCCTAAGAAGGCAGACAGCACCAAGAGGTTGTGGAATAACTGGCTCCTTAGATATTGATCATGGGACTGTAAGGTGGTTGGATCATTTTGGAAAGCTTCATGGCAATGACTTACAAAGTTAAATACCCACCTTTAATATCATTGTGATTGCATTTCTAGGAATTATCAAAGAGAAATGGATACTTAAGTCTACCTAAGATGTGTGCAACATTATTAAGATGTGTGCAGCTTTACTCATAATAACTCAAATATGGAGACAAAACAACAATCCAGCAATGGGTAAGTGGATAAAACAAATGATGGCATATCCATTCAATGAAATACAACTTggcaggaaaaataaatacaatttggcAAGCAAAATAGTATGGACAGATTAAAAAACATTATGCTGAATGAATGAAAGCACAGCAAATTTTATACTAGTTATGAAACCCTGGAGGAGCAAACAGAATAGGTGGGGATTTAAAGAAAGGGATTACAAAAGTAGCTGAGAGGAGGTATTTTTAGGACAATGTGTTCTATATGTTACAGTGGTGGATATGGGTGTGTGAACTTGCCAAAAAGTCACTGACCTGTTTCACGTATAGGTGCATATGATACTTTGAgtttatcttaaaacaaaacaaaactcaaaagccAAGGATAGGGACCTTGATGAGATTATACTTGAACTTGGGATAATGCCACTGAACCAcccttttgaatatattttaatgtattttatttatgtatatgtgtatatatctgtgtgtgagtatgtgcacatgtatgtggatgcCTATGGAgcgttccctggagctggagttacaggcagttgtgagcagccttctgtgggttctgggaactgaacttgggtccatTTGGAAATGTGGTATTTACTCTtcactgcttagccatctctccagccccattttttttttaaaagacattactTTCCCCAGATGAGTAGCTGCTAGAAAGTACATCTCACATACCTCCAATGATAGCTGAGTTTCTGTTGACTCCATTTCTTATAGCTTGGCCTTGTCCTGGGTTGTATGGGAAATCTGCACTGGCTgtagagaaggaaatgaaggatGAAGTAGAAGAGTCAAACGTAccaaataatttcatatttatttcctcATAACTTTTAGCCACTTCTCatttttacaaatgaaatttCCACCTCAGATGGACCCAACCTTACTATGAAATTTCCAGACACCCCATCCCTGATTTCACTATTTCTCTTTGCACAAGTTCCAATGCTATGGCTTGACTGAGGGGAAATGTTGGAGAATCTTAGACTGTTCGGAGCCAGCCTGTCCCCGTCCTGCTGACAAGTCTGCTTTTAGAATAGTTATCCTCTAGGGGTTGGTTTCAGGACACTGAGTCCATAGACACTCAAGCCCTGTATGTAACTAGAGAGCATATGGCCTTCATAATCCTGTATGATTTAAACAGTCTCTAAATTGCTAGTCATATCCCATGGACTTGAATAAACACTGGAATGGCTTTGGTTAACACTGGAGAACAATGATGAGGGGAAAGTCTATCTACATTTCGTACAGATCATTTGAAGAAGGACTGGTTTTTGATCTGCAGTTCTTTGACTCTGCAGGACCTATGGACACAGAAGCAGGGTTTTTGTTCTGCTGAAATCTGTCTCCCACTCGCTTTCACTCCACACACTACTGCTGGCTTGGGGTTTATATTCTGGTAAGAGTTTCACAGCACACACTATTAGTTTAAGAGTAATGGATTCTTTAATATTTAGCATGGctttaataaaactttaataaaGTTCAGAAGTGTTGAGAAGAATGTTAATAgcttaattttctatttctttccctgTTCAAAAAATATTAGGAGCAGTTGTGTCAAATTTAGATGTGTCTCTAAGATGAATTCCACTTAGCGATCCAAAGGCAAATAGATTCTGAAACCTTTTTTAGGTCACTAGACCATCTATAGTAAGTAGTCCAAAAAAGCAAATTCGCCTTCACAGGTGGATTTTCTTTCTGGCGGGGCCGGGGAACAAACCTATGGCCTTGCATCTGCCAGGCCaggttctgccactgagccacatccccagaccATTCCAGCCCACAAATGGATTTACTGTGGTAGGACCTTCCTTTGAGAAATCCAAGCAAATCTCCCTAGTGGAGGAAGTAACTTTTCCTCCAGCAGATGGagcagagaaccagagtttaAAGCAGCCTGCAGCCTGCTGGATGGCACCAAGTCACTGGGAGAAACATTTCCAAGGTCTGTGCTTGGTACAATTAAACAGAGGCTGTTATGATTCAGGTAGAACCTTGCTAGGGACTTGTTTCCTAAGGCGGATTCACC belongs to Onychomys torridus chromosome 3, mOncTor1.1, whole genome shotgun sequence and includes:
- the Cntnap2 gene encoding contactin-associated protein-like 2 isoform X2 → MSSATDPWHLDHLDSASADFPYNPGQGQAIRNGVNRNSAIIGGVIAVVIFTILCTLVFLIRYMFRHKGTYHTNEAKGAESAESADAAIMNNDPNFTETIDESKKEWLI